From the genome of Spinacia oleracea cultivar Varoflay chromosome 2, BTI_SOV_V1, whole genome shotgun sequence, one region includes:
- the LOC110778415 gene encoding auxin-binding protein ABP19a-like produces MDAQKIIFLFILLVPLSSATSVVDFCVADFNYPDGPAGYACRNPANLTADDFVYSGLGVAGNTSNIFNASAFLAVDITFPALNGLGLSMARLDFGVGGVIPIHAHRVSEVILVIEGTIIAGFIGSNNTPYYKTLNKGDIMIFPQSLLHFQVNVGDLPALAFVSLNSASPGFQTTSFALGANDLPTDIIQKITLLDAAQIRQLKTVFGGTN; encoded by the coding sequence ATGGATGCTCAAAAAATTATCTTCCTCTTCATTCTCCTTGTTCCTCTCTCGTCTGCTACTAGCGTCGTTGATTTTTGTGTGGCGGATTTTAATTATCCAGATGGACCAGCGGGATATGCTTGCAGAAATCCTGCAAATCTGACAGCAGATGACTTTGTTTACTCTGGTTTAGGCGTTGCAGGTAACACGTCAAATATATTCAATGCTAGTGCATTTCTAGCAGTCGATATAACTTTCCCTGCCTTGAACGGTCTAGGCCTATCCATGGCACGGTTAGACTTCGGTGTGggtggagttattccaatccaCGCACACAGAGTATCAGAAGTTATCCTCGTTATCGAGGGTACAATAATTGCTGGATTTATTGGTTCAAATAACACCCCTTACTACAAGACATTGAATAAGGGAGATATTATGATCTTCCCTCAATCGTTACTTCACTTCCAAGTTAACGTTGGCGATTTGCCGGCTCTTGCCTTTGTTAGCTTGAATAGTGCTAGTCCTGGTTTCCAAACGACGAGTTTTGCTCTAGGTGCAAATGATCTTCCTACTGATATAATTCAAAAGATCACTTTGTTGGATGCTGCACAGATCAGGCAGTTGAAGACAGTCTTTGGCGGCACTAATTAA